In one window of Nicotiana tabacum cultivar K326 chromosome 12, ASM71507v2, whole genome shotgun sequence DNA:
- the LOC107760687 gene encoding N-glycosylase/DNA lyase OGG1 has product MQSLRTSPIMKRPRTIPSAPSTPPSPQILQSKKTPTLRSFSSIKPRNILTNPTPTTEQYPKWIPLNLSRSELYLPLTFPTGQTFRWKQTGPIQYTGVVGRSHLVSLKQLDNGDVGYHFHCTTSEVAASREEALVDFLNVGISLTEVWESFKVSDSRFAELATHLEGARVLRQDPLECLIQFICSSNNNIKRITMMVDFVSSLGNYLGDVGGFKFYEFPSLERLAMVSEQELRAAGFGYRAKYIVGTVEALQSKPGGGTEWLAALRKLDLPEAIDALCSLPGVGPKVAACIALFSLDQHHAIPVDTHVWKIATKYLLPELAGTSLTPKLSNRVADAFVRTYGKYAGWAQTLLFIAELPSQKGLLTSSLLNSTVEKSPKSKKRQRGITEIPIE; this is encoded by the exons ATGCAATCATTAAGAACTTCTCCGATCATGAAGAGACCAAGAACCATTCCTTCAGCCCCATCAACCCCACCATCCCCACAAATTCTCCAATCCAAAAAGACCCCAACTTTAAGATCATTCTCTTCTATAAAACCAAGAAATATTCTAACAAATCCAACACCAACAACAGAGCAATACCCCAAATGGATACCCCTCAACTTATCAAGATCAGAACTTTACTTGCCCCTCACCTTCCCAACTGGCCAAACCTTCAGGTGGAAACAGACTGGGCCCATTCAGTACACTGGTGTTGTTGGTAGGTCCCACTTAGTCTCACTGAAACAGCTTGACAATGGTGATGTTGGATACCATTTCCACTGCACTACCTCTGAGGTTGCTGCTTCTAGGGAGGAAGCCCTTGTTGATTTTCTCAATGTGGGTATTTCTTTAACTGAGGTTTGGGAGAGTTTTAAGGTTTCTGATTCAAGATTTGCTGAGTTGGCTACACATTTGGAGGGTGCTAGAGTCCTAAGGCAAGACCCACTTGAGTGCCTCATTCAGTTTATTTGCTCATCTaataataatatcaagagaattaccATGATGGTTGATTTTGTTTCGTCGTTGGGGAATTACTTGGGAGATGTTGGAGGTTTCAAGTTTTATGAGTTCCCTTCACTTGAAAGGTTGGCAATGGTTTCTGAACAAGAGCTAAGAGCTGCTGGTTTTGGCTACAG GGCCAAATATATTGTTGGCACGGTGGAGGCATTGCAATCAAAGCCTGGTGGAGGTACAGAGTGGCTGGCTGCACTTCGTAAGTTGGATCTTCCCGAGGCCATTGATGCTCTGTGCTCTCTACCTGGTGTTGGTCCTAAGGTCGCAGCATGTATTGCTCTCTTTTCTCTTGATCAGCACCATGCTATTCCTGTTGATACTCATGTGTGGAAG ATCGCGACCAAGTACCTCCTCCCTGAGCTAGCAGGAACCAGTCTTACACCTAAACTTAGCAATCGTGTAGCAGATGCTTTTGTGAGGACATATGGAAAATATGCTGGTTGGGCCCAAACTCTGCTTTTCATTGCAGAACTACCTTCGCAGAAAGGACTCTTGACATCAAGCCTTTTGAATTCTACGGTAGAGAAGTCTCCTAAATCCAAAAAAAGACAGCGTGGGATCACAGAGATCCCTATAGAGTGA
- the LOC107760686 gene encoding beta-galactosidase 16-like: protein MKMQWLWRNWLAAAAVLLAAAAAASAGGGNVSYDGRSLIIDGQRKMLFSGSIHYPRSTPDMWSSLISKAKEGGIDVIETYVFWNLHEPQPGQYDFSGRRNIVAFIKQIQAQGLYACLRIGPYVEGEWTYGGFPFWLHDVPGIVFRSNNEPFKFYMQNFTTKIVNLMKSEGLYASQGGPIILSQIENEYQNVEKAFGENGPPYVLWAAEMAVGLQTGVPWCMCKQDDAPDPVINACNGLRCGETFVGPNSPNKPSTWTENWTSFYQVYGQNATLRSAEDIAYHVALFIARKNGTFINYYMYHGGTNFGRTAAEFMITSYYDQAPLDEYGLIRQPKWGHLKELHAAVKLCSETILSVFPSMQSLGEQQEAYVFSGDSGACAAFLVNIDNTKSVLVQFQNSSYELPRQSISILPDCKTVSFNTAKVSRPFNTRTAIPAVKFDSAEKWEQFQEVIPQLDATSMRSDILLEHMNTAKDVSDYLWYTSSIQQDSPDQQSVTLSVKSLGHVLHAFVNGAHAGSAHGQFRNTSFTLESTISLNKGTNNISLLSATVGLPDSGSFLEHRALGVQSVIIQDSDEAKNITNYSWGYQVGLLGEKLQIYSSEGSKSANWSSLGSSQPLTWYKSAFDAPEGDDPVALNLGSMGKGEAWVNGQSIGRYWVSFRTLAGIPSQTWYNVPRSFLQPEDNLLVLFEEETGNPLDITVDTISVTKPSLRKLV from the exons GGCTATGGCGGAATTGGTTGGCAGCAGCGGCAGTACTAttggcggcggcggcggcggcgtcTGCTGGCGGCGGAAATGTGAGTTATGACGGAAGGTCGTTGATAATTGATGGGCAAAGAAAGATGTTGTTTTCTGGTTCTATTCATTATCCTCGAAGCACTCCTGAT ATGTGGTCATCTCTAATATCAAAAGCTAAAGAAGGTGGGATAGATGTGATTGAGACCTATGTATTTTGGAACCTTCACGAACCCCAACCTGGACAG tacGATTTCAGCGGAAGGCGTAACATAGTAGCATTTATTAAGCAAATTCAAGCACAAGGTCTCTATGCATGTCTTCGCATTGGGCCCTACGTTGAGGGCGAATGGACTTACGG AGGTTTTCCCTTTTGGTTACATGATGTCCCTGGCATTGTCTTTCGCTCAAATAATGAACCCTTCAag TTCTACATGCAAAACTTCACTACAAAAATAGTGAACCTAATGAAATCAGAAGGATTGTATGCTTCGCAAGGAGGTCCAATCATACTCTCCCAG ATTGAGAATGAATATCAAAATGTAGAAAAAGCATTCGGAGAAAATGGCCCACCTTATGTCCTTTGGGCGGCAGAAATGGCAGTGGGACTTCAAACTggggtgccatggtgcatgtgcAAGCAAGATGATGCTCCTGATCCTGTT ATTAATGCATGCAATGGGTTGAGATGTGGAGAAACATTTGTAGGACCTAATTCACCCAACAAGCCATCAACCTGGACAGAGAACTGGACAAGCTT CTATCAAGTCTATGGTCAGAATGCAACACTCAGATCAGCAGAAGACATTGCATATCATGTTGCCCTGTTCATTGCAAGGAAGAATGGAACCTTCATAAACTATTACATG TATCATGGAGGAACCAATTTTGGCAGGACTGCTGCTGAATTTATGATAACAAGTTACTATGATCAAGCTCCGTTAGATGAGTACG GTTTAATCAGACAACCAAAATGGGGACATCTGAAAGAATTGCATGCTGCGGTTAAGTTATGCTCAGAGACCATACTTTCTGTATTCCCCTCCATGCAGTCTTTAGGTGAACAACAAGAG GCTTATGTATTCAGTGGAGATTCTGGAGCTTGTGCAGCATTTCTAGTGAACATAGATAACACAAAAAGTGTACTAGTGCAGTTTCAAAATTCGTCATATGAGTTACCTCGGCAATCTATAAGCATCTTACCTGACTGCAAGACTGTATCCTTCAATACAGCAAAG GTAAGCAGACCATTTAACACAAGAACAGCAATACCCGCCGTTAAGTTTGATTCAGCTGAGAAATGGGAACAATTTCAAGAGGTTATTCCACAACTTGATGCTACTTCAATGAGATCAGACATATTACTGGAGCACATGAATACTGCAAAGGATGTATCTGATTATCTTTGGTACACTTCCAG TATCCAGCAGGATTCGCCGGACCAGCAGtcagttacactaagtgtgaaGTCCTTAGGCCATGTTTTACATGCTTTTGTGAATGGAGCACATGCAG GTTCTGCACATGGACAATTCAGAAATACATCATTTACTTTAGAGAGCACTATTTCTCTAAATAAAGGCACAAACAACATCTCATTACTAAGTGCAACTGTTGGCTTACCG GATTCAGGATCATTTCTTGAACATAGGGCTCTTGGTGTACAGTCCGTAATTATTCAAGACAGCGATGAGGCCAAAAATATCACCAATTACTCATGGGGTTATCAG GTTGGATTACTGGGGGAGAAGTTACAAATTTACTCATCAGAAGGATCAAAGAGTGCTAATTGGAGCAGCTTAGGCTCTTCTCAACCGCTCACATGGTACAAG TCAGCTTTTGATGCACCCGAGGGTGATGATCCTGTTGCATTAAACCTTGGCTCCATGGGAAAAGGTGAAGCTTGGGTTAATGGTCAAAGCATCGGCCGATATTGGGTCTCATTTCGAACACTTGCAGGCATTCCGTCACAAACTTG GTACAATGTTCCAAGATCATTTCTCCAACCAGAGGACAACTTATTAGTCTTATTCGAGGAGGAAACAGGCAACCCTCTTGACATCACTGTAGATACTATTTCAGTCACAAAGCCGTCATTGAGAAA GCTTGTCTAG